In one window of Tenacibaculum mesophilum DNA:
- a CDS encoding GNAT family N-acetyltransferase, translated as MLLESERLIIKEALVSDAPFYFQLFNDPDWIQFIGDKNLKSIEETRIYLKDTLFKNSKLNGLGFFTVISKETNKPIGASTALQRDKLDFIDIGYAFLPEGRGKGYATEATKLIIEYVRTKFKQDKVLALTMPKNEKSQKLLKNLGFEFIGMQQVFEDGEDCVFEYVF; from the coding sequence ATGTTATTAGAAAGCGAACGACTAATTATTAAGGAAGCTCTAGTGAGCGATGCACCTTTTTATTTTCAACTATTTAATGATCCTGATTGGATTCAATTTATAGGAGATAAAAATTTAAAATCTATTGAAGAAACCCGTATCTACCTAAAGGATACTTTGTTTAAAAACTCTAAATTAAATGGACTTGGTTTTTTCACGGTTATTTCAAAAGAAACCAACAAACCCATTGGAGCCTCTACAGCATTGCAAAGAGACAAGTTAGATTTTATTGATATTGGGTACGCATTTCTACCAGAAGGAAGAGGTAAAGGATATGCAACAGAGGCTACAAAACTAATTATTGAATACGTCCGTACTAAATTCAAACAAGACAAAGTATTAGCTTTGACGATGCCAAAAAATGAAAAATCTCAAAAACTATTAAAAAACCTAGGTTTTGAGTTTATTGGGATGCAACAAGTTTTTGAAGACGGGGAAGATTGTGTATTTGAGTATGTTTTTTAA
- the rimM gene encoding ribosome maturation factor RimM (Essential for efficient processing of 16S rRNA), giving the protein MQKEDCFYLGKIVKKHSFKGEVVIKLDTDEPDLYENLESVFVDLGNNLIPFFIEKSSLSKGTMFRVKFEDVDTEADAEAILRSEVYLPLDMLPKLSGDKFYYHEVIGFKVIDTVFGEVGNIVSINDSSAQPLFEIDRDGKEIFIPMIDDFIKKVDRDAKTIEVKTPEGLIDLYLS; this is encoded by the coding sequence ATGCAAAAAGAAGATTGCTTTTATCTTGGCAAAATCGTTAAAAAACATAGTTTTAAGGGTGAGGTAGTTATTAAGTTAGATACTGATGAACCCGATCTTTACGAAAATTTGGAATCAGTTTTTGTCGATTTAGGCAATAATCTGATTCCTTTTTTTATTGAAAAGTCTTCCCTGAGTAAAGGAACTATGTTTAGAGTGAAATTTGAGGATGTTGATACTGAAGCAGATGCCGAGGCTATTTTACGTTCTGAAGTTTACCTGCCATTAGATATGCTTCCTAAACTTTCTGGAGATAAGTTTTATTATCATGAAGTGATAGGTTTTAAGGTAATTGATACTGTTTTTGGAGAAGTAGGAAATATAGTGAGTATTAATGATTCTTCAGCGCAACCTTTATTTGAAATTGATAGAGATGGAAAAGAGATTTTCATTCCTATGATTGATGACTTTATTAAGAAAGTAGATAGAGATGCTAAAACTATTGAAGTTAAAACACCAGAAGGGTTAATTGATTTGTATTTGAGTTAA
- a CDS encoding 30S ribosomal protein S16 produces the protein MPVKIRLQRHGKKGKPFYWVVAADSRAKRDGRFLEKIGTYNPNTNPATIDLDVDGAVKWLQNGAQPTDTARAILSYKGALLKNHLAGGVKKGALTEEQAEAKFTAWLEEKAAKVAGKTEGLAKAEADAKAKALEAEKAVNEARIAAATPAVEDSEDAAAESGADSEE, from the coding sequence ATGCCTGTAAAAATTAGATTACAAAGACACGGTAAAAAAGGAAAACCATTTTATTGGGTAGTAGCTGCTGATTCAAGAGCTAAAAGAGACGGTCGTTTCTTAGAAAAAATCGGAACTTACAATCCAAATACTAATCCTGCAACTATCGACTTAGATGTTGACGGAGCTGTAAAGTGGTTACAAAATGGTGCTCAACCAACTGATACTGCTAGAGCTATTTTATCTTATAAAGGAGCTTTATTAAAGAATCACTTAGCTGGTGGAGTAAAGAAAGGTGCTTTAACTGAAGAGCAAGCAGAAGCTAAATTTACTGCTTGGTTAGAAGAAAAAGCGGCTAAAGTTGCTGGTAAAACAGAAGGTTTAGCAAAAGCTGAAGCTGACGCTAAAGCAAAAGCTTTAGAAGCTGAAAAAGCTGTAAATGAAGCACGTATAGCTGCTGCAACTCCTGCTGTAGAGGATAGCGAGGATGCTGCTGCTGAATCAGGTGCTGATAGCGAAGAATAA